The Cetobacterium somerae sequence AAAAGTCAATAAGATATACTCCTTCTGAAATAGTAATAAATATAACAAAATAATAGTCGGGGAGAGAGAATGCTAAAAATAGCTATATGTGAGGATGTTGATATCCAATATAAAATATTGGAGAAATATCTTAAGGTTTGGGCATTAAAAAATAATATAACTATACATTTAGTTCATTACAAAAGTTCAGAGGAGTTTCTATTTAATTTAGATGAAAATATGGATATGGATATTTTAATATTAGATATTCAAATGAAAGAGATGAATGGAATTGAGTTAGCTAAAAAGTTAAGAGAAAAAGATGAAGAAATAGCAATTATTTTTGTGACAGGGGTATCAGAATATATTTCTAAAGGATATAGTGTGGGAGCTATAAACTATTTGTTAAAACCTCTAAAAGAGGAGGAGTTATTTGACTCTTTAGAAAGAGCTTATAAAAAAATAAAACAATTAAAAGAAAAAAAAGAATCATTAAAAGTAATTACAGATAAACAAGTAGTAAAAATAAGATATAGTGATATAAAATATTTTGTAGTATATTCTCACTATGTTCATATAGAACTGTTAAATAAGAAAATAACTTATAAAAAAAGAATCAGTGATTTAGAAGAGGAGTTACCAAAGACTCATTTTTTAAGGTGCCATAGATCATATATTGTAAACTTACATTTTATAAAATCTATAGAAAAAGAATCTTTAACCTTAGATGATAATACGATTATTCCTATAAGTAGAGGAAAAAGAGAAAAAGTATTAGAACTATTTATGAATTATTTTGATATATAAGGAGTAAAGATATGGATAAAATATTTGATATAGAAAATAATATTGTGAATACAAAAGCTTGGCAACATGATTGGAGTAATCATTTGTCTGTACTTCTTTTTTTAGTGAAAAGTGGAGAGTATCAAGAACTAGAACATTATATAGAAAATTTAACAAAAGAGATAAAAGTTTTAGAGAAGCAATTACTAAATGTTGATAATATAATTTTAAAAGCAATAATTAGTCAAAAAATAGAAATTGCTAAAAATTTTGGAATAGAGTTTATTTTAAAATTAGATATTCCAGAAGAAATAAAAATTAAAAACATTGATTTATCGACTTTAATAAATAATTTGTTGGATAATTCTATTGAAGCAAATATTATTACTGGAACTTATAGATGGATAAAATTAGAGATATTCAAGATGAAAGAGAATTTATATATAACTGTAAAAAATACTATAAATTGTGAAATAAAACAAGAGGATGGGAAATATAAAACAACAAAACAAGGTGGAAAAGGAATCGGATTAAGACAAATAGATAAGATTGTAAAATCTTATAAAGGTAGTATAATAAGAAAAATTGAAGATAATATATTTATAACAAAAATATTGATTCCACTTTAAAAAAGGCCATAGTTTATAACTATGGTCTTTTTTCTAAAACAATTCAGGATCGAAAATATACAATTTGGGTATAGAAAAAGAAAAAAAATAAATTTTTATAGTAATGTTAAGATAGAATAAAATTCATAATATGGTGGTGTTAAAATGAAAAGAATTTTAAATAATAAAACTATATTTAATATAATTATTTTATTTATTTTAATAGAGAAGAATGCTTATATGATGCAGGATATTATAAAAGAAAAAAATTATTTTAATGATAGTGATAAAACTCAAGGTATTTTGTTAGATAAAGAAGAATCAACTATATACAACAATGGAAAAATTCAAAATTTGAATAAAGTTAATCAAAATAGTGAGTTAATATCTAACGGAATAGAGAGTCATAAAAATATTGAAAGTCTAGATAATAATGGAGTAATTCTAGGAAGAGCTGAAGTAATAGAGTCTGTGAATAATGTAACAAATAGTGGAAATGGAATAGCATTGGAGAATTTAGAAATAAAATTTTTAAAAAATAATGGATATATAAATGGAAGTTTTATAGCAAATGATTTAATAGATAGTAGTGGAAACAGCGGGAATGGGGTAAACCTTATAGGTAATGATACTGGTCAAACACAAATGGGAGCTAAAATTATAGGTAGTAAACTAGATAAAATAGTAAATGAAGGAGTAATATCAGGAAAGGTAGATTCAAGAAATGCAAATAGAGGATTATATAACTCTGGAAATGCAATAAATATAGCTCCAAAAGATTTAATAGGTGGAAGTTATTACTTTAAAAGTGAAGTGGGAAGTTTTAAAAATTTTGGAAGAGTTATAGGAGAAGCATATATAGAAAATCAAAATTCAAGAAATATAGGAAACGGATTAACAGCTTTTGGAAGTTACGAAAGTAAAGCTGATGAAATAGTAAATCAAGGAGTAATAAAAGGGAATGTATTTTCAAATTTAAACATAGAGAATAGTGGAAATGGAATACATTTAAGTTCTTTCGGACATTTTTTCGGTGGAGACTTTATAACTTCAAAAATAGAAAATAAAGGTATTGTTGAAGGAGAAGCTAATACAAGTGCATTAAATTTTGGAAGTGGAAATGGAATAATTATTGATGGAAGAGGTATACAGACAAAAATAGAAAATCTTGAAAATAGTGGAGTTATAAGCGGTTATAGTTCAAAACTTAATAATGAGAAATCTGGAAATGGAGTATATTCAGGTTATAATATTACAACTCTTTTTAATGAAGGAGTAATAAAAGGTAATAATACTGCAATTAGTTTTGGTGGAGTTAAAGATGCTAACTTCAATGGGAAGTTAACAAGTTTAGTCAATAATGGAATACTAATCGGAAATAATATTTTTAGAGTAGGAAAGATTCCAGAAAATGAAGTCAATAATGGGCTATACATAAATCTGAAGGAAAATGGAGAAGTAGATAGTATTAGGCAAGATTTAAATAATGTTAATGATAATAATGGAAGAGAGATAATTAATATTGTAAATGGATTAGATGGTTATATACTTGCGGGCTCAGAATATAAAAATAAAGTTTTAAATGGAGCAGGAGTATCAACTGGAACATTAACACTCTCAAAGAATCAAATTACAACAGTGGAGAATACGATAATAAATGCATATAAAACTGCAGTTACTTTAAATGATAATACAAATTTAAAAATACAAGATTCCTTAATAAATGGTGGCGGAATAAAAAATGAAAATCCAATAATACAAGTCTTAGGAAATGAAG is a genomic window containing:
- a CDS encoding LytR/AlgR family response regulator transcription factor → MLKIAICEDVDIQYKILEKYLKVWALKNNITIHLVHYKSSEEFLFNLDENMDMDILILDIQMKEMNGIELAKKLREKDEEIAIIFVTGVSEYISKGYSVGAINYLLKPLKEEELFDSLERAYKKIKQLKEKKESLKVITDKQVVKIRYSDIKYFVVYSHYVHIELLNKKITYKKRISDLEEELPKTHFLRCHRSYIVNLHFIKSIEKESLTLDDNTIIPISRGKREKVLELFMNYFDI
- a CDS encoding sensor histidine kinase, translated to MDKIFDIENNIVNTKAWQHDWSNHLSVLLFLVKSGEYQELEHYIENLTKEIKVLEKQLLNVDNIILKAIISQKIEIAKNFGIEFILKLDIPEEIKIKNIDLSTLINNLLDNSIEANIITGTYRWIKLEIFKMKENLYITVKNTINCEIKQEDGKYKTTKQGGKGIGLRQIDKIVKSYKGSIIRKIEDNIFITKILIPL